GTCGACGGCCGCGACGGGTTCGTCTACACGACGGACTGGTGGGGCGCGCCGGTCGTCCGCGACCGCATGCACTGGGTCGCCGCAGAGGCGACGGCGACCGCCGCGGCCCTGTGGCTGCGCACGGGTGATCAGGCTTACGCAGACCGCTACGCGCAGTGGTGGGACCACGTCGCGACCACCGTGCTCGACCACGAGCACGGGTCGTGGCACCACCAGCTCGACGCCGACAACCGCCCGTCGGGGACGGTCTGGCCCGGCAAGGCCGACCTGTACCACGCCGTGGGGGCCACCCTCGTGCCTCGCCTGCCGCTGCAGCCGTCGCTGGCCGTCGCGGTCCGCGAGGGACTGTGGCGAGCACCCGCCGACGCCTGAGCTCGGCAACGCCGCAACGCTGCTCGCGGTCCGCCCCGGGCGAACCACGAGGTTGGCGCTGTCAGGTCACGGGACGCGGTGCGTCCACGCCTCCGTGCCGAACTTCTCGTCGACGAGCCGCTGCGCCTCGGCCAGCTCGGTCTCGGTGTACGTCGCCTCGTGCGAGCGGTAGCGGGCCATGAACGAGCGGGTGAACGACTCGAGGATCGCCTCGCGGCTCATCCCCGTCTGGCGTCGCATCGGGTCGACCCGCTTGTTCGCCGACTTCGTGCCCTTGTCGCTCATCTTCTCGCGGCCGATGCGCAGCACCTCGAGCATCTTGTCGGCGTCGATGTCGTAGCTCATCGTCACGTGGTGCAGCACCGCACCGGAGACGAACCGCTTCTGCGCGGCGCCGCCGATCTTGCCGGCATCCGTGGCGATGTCGTTGAGGGGCACGAAGTGCGCGTCGACGCCGACGTCGGCCAGCGCACCGATGACCCACTCGTCGAGGAAGGAGTACGACCGCTCGAAGCTGAGGCCCTCGACGAGCGACTCGGGGACGACGAGCGAGTACGTGATGCAGTTGCCGGGCTCCATGAACATGGCGCCGCCACCGCTGATGCGGCGCACGACGTCGATGTGGTGGCGGGCGGCCCCGTCGGGGTCGACCTCGTTGCGCACCGACTGGAAGCTGCCGATGACGACGAGGGGGCTGTCCCAGTCCCAGAACCGCAGGGTCGGCGGCCGCTCACCCGACGCGACCTCGCGGGCGATGACCTCGTCGAGGGCGACGTGCAGCGCCGGGTGCATGACCGTAGCCGGGATGACGTCGAACTCGTGGTCGTGCCACCCGGTCGCCTTGCCGAGGGCACGGCGCACCGCGATGCCGACGGCCTCGGCGCTGAAGCCGATGAGGTGCACCGACTCGTCGAGCGACCCCGTGACCGCCGACGCGAGCTGCTCGGCGCCGGCCTCGACCGGCATGCCGGTCAGCGCGCCGTTGATGTCGGCCAGGGCCTCGTCGGGCTCGAGGAAGAAGTCGCCCGAGACGCTGACGTCGGCCAGCCGGCCGTCCACCACCTCGAGGTCGACCGCCACGAGCTTGCCACCGACGACCTTGTACTCACCGCGCATGCCGGGCACAACAGCGCGGCGGCCCCCGCTATGCCCGGGATGCCGGGCGGATGGGTACGGCTCGACCGAGCCCGCGACGCACCGCGACGCACCGCCACGCACCCATCGCACCCGGTGGCCACAGACGCAGACATCAGAACCCCAGCACACTAGGAGACACCATGGACACGGACCAGCTCGTCGAGCGCATCCGCATCGCCCGCGACAACGCCCTCGAGGCCGAGAAGCAGGAGCGCCAGCGCCTCGCCGACGCCGACACCACCGACCTGCAGCAGGCGGCCTCGGTGCGCCTCGCCACCCGGCAGGCCGTCCGCGAGGCGCTCGACGACGTCCTCGACGAGACGTCGCCCGAGCCGGAGAAGGCGCAGCCGTCCGACGGCTGAGCGCGTCCGACCGCCGCTGACCGCATGCAGACCTTCGTCCCCCACGTCGACTTCGAGCGTTCCGCCCGGGCGCTCGACGTCAAGCGCCTCGGCAAGCAGCGGGTCGAGGTCATCCAGATCGTGCGCGCCCTCACCGTGCCGGGCTACGCGTGGAAGAACCACCCGGCGGTGCTCATGTGGCGCGGCCACGAGGAGGCCCTCGGCCGCTACGGCCTCGTCATGTGTGACGTCTGGGTCGACCTCGGCTTCGACGACACGTGCGCCGCGACCATCGTCGACGACCTGGCGACCGCGGGTGTCTCCCCCATCCGCACGTACGACGAGCTGGCCGCGGCGGGTGCCCTGCCGCCCTGGCTCTTCGACGACGACGTACGCCGGAGCCACCGGAGCGCCCTGGTACGCAAGGATGCCGATCACTACCGTCCGCAGTTCCCCGACGTCCCCGACGACGTCGAGTACGTCTGGCCGGTGCGTTCCGAGGCGGTGATCGCGCGGGAACGGACGAAGGCGGAGAACGCCGAGAAGCGCCGGCTGCGCACGGTCGAGCGCGAGGCGCAGCTGCTGCTGGCGCAGCAGGCGGCCGACCGGCGCCGCCGCAGCGCCGCGGCCCGCAAGGGCTGGGCCACCCGTCGAGAGGGCGCGTAACCCCCGTCGAGAGGGCGCCTAGCCCCCGTCGAGAGGCCAGTCGCCCCCCGTGGCGGGGGCCTGGGGATGCCGGGTGCCGCGTCGTGTCGACCCGGGCCGACCCCGGTCGGCCCGGGTCGACCCCTCAGGGGTGCCAGCCGGTGCGGCTCGCCCACTCCCCGGCCCGGACCCACGCGTCGTCGAACCAGGGCTCCTTGGCCTCCGAGTAGACGCCCGTCCGGTCGTCGAGGGCGAGCAAGCGCTGCTTCTCGGCGGCGTAGGCCGCACGCTCGGCCGGCACGTGGCGCAGCCAGTCCGGGAAGAGCAGCGCGAAGCGCCACCCCTGCGAGCCGCGTTGTCGCACGTGCACGTGCACGACCTCCCCCGGGTCACAGCCGCCCCAGTACCGCTTGGCCCAGACCGTCTCACCGCTGCCCGGCTTGGCCCGGTCGGCGAGGTTGTCCGGGGTGCAGACGTAGCCAGCGTCGCGCAGCGCGGCGTGGAAGGTCGCGGCGTCGGCGTCCGCGAGCTCGCGCACGCCGACCTGCACGTCGATGACGTCCTTGGCCGGCAGCCCGGGCACCGCCGTCGACCCGATGTGCGAGACCTCGGTGACGGTCCGCTGCCCCGACAGGGCCGCCGCCAGCTTGGCCACGACCCGGCTGCCACGTGCCTCCCAGCGCGGGTCCGGCGGCACGACGGCGCCGTGGTCGGGTCGTCTCGAGCGTCGCCCGGCGAGCAGGTTGTCGTGCCACGGCTCGAGCCGGTCGCGCCACAGGGCGTCGACGAGCCCGGCCAGTGCGTCGGGCGAGCCGTCGTTCGGTAGCACCACGTCGGCCACGGCCCGCCGCTGCTCGTCGGTGGCCTGGGCGGCCATGCGCCGCCGGGCGTCGCCCTCCTCGAGCCCCCGCTGGTCGACGAGCCGCTGCACACGCGTCTCGACGTCGGCCTCGACGACCACCGTCAGGTGCTCGTTCACCCACGCGCCCCGCTCGACGAGCAGCGGCATGTCGTAGACGCTGACGCTCTCGCGGGCGACATCGCGGCGCCGGGCCGCGACCCGTCGGGCGATGGCCGGCACGGTGATGGCGTCGAGGTCCGCGAGCGCGCTCGGGTCACGGAAGACGATGGACGCCAGACCCGCCCGGTCGAGGGTGCCGTCGGGTCGCAGCACCTCCGGCCCGAAACGGGACGCGACCGCGTCCAGCGTCGGCTCCCCCGGCTCCATGACCTCGCGGGCCACGAGGTCGGCGTCGACCACGACGGCCCCGAGCTCGGCGAGCCGCCGTGACACCGTCGACTTGCCCGACCCGATGCCGCCGGTGACGCCGACGCGCAGCACCGGTCAGCCCTGGGCGAGGCGGGCCGGGAAGCCCCCGGTCGCGATCGGGCCCCACCGCGTGGGGGTGATGCGCAGCAGCGACTTGCCCTGGGTGCGCATCGCCTCGCGGTACTCGTCCCAGTCGGGGTGCTCCCCGGAGATGGCCCGGAAGTAGTCGACGAGCGGCTCGACGGCCTCGGGCTGGTCGATGACCTCGCAGTCACCGTCGACCTGCAGCCACGGCCCGCCGAAGTCGTCCGACAGGACGAGGACGCTGACCTGCGGATGCCGTCGCGCGTTGGCCGTCTTGGCCCGCTCCGGGTAGGTCGACACGACGATGCGACCCTGCTCGTCGACCCCGCCCGTCACGGGCGAGACCTGCGGGGTGCCGTCACGCCGCGTCGTCACGAGGACGAGGTCGTGACGGGGGCGCACGAAGTCGAGCATGGCGTCACGGTCGACGGTGGTCGTGGTGGCGATGGTTCGAGGCATGGTCCGATTCTCCCCCGGCCACCCGGCATCCGCTGCGCCGGTCGACCTCCCGTCGCCACCCGGCATCCGCCACTCCCGTCCAGCGGCGACGCTCAGGCCTGCTCGCGGGCGACCTCCTCGGCCCGGTCGACGGTGACGATGAAGGCCTCGCCCAGCCACAGCGCGTACTGCTCGTGGGTCCACCCGCAGCGCCGCACGAAGCGGTCGTAGATCTCGGGCGCGGTGAGGGTCCAGACGATGTCGGTGAGGCCGGTGCGGTCGAGCTCCGGGGTGAGCCCGTGGGCCTCGTCGAGGGCGGCCAGCATGTTCGTGTTGCCCACCCGCCGCTCCACCTCGATGGCCTCGACGAAGTCGGACAGGCCCGTGTCGCCGCCGGCCCCCTTGGCCAGCAGCACACCGAGCAGCGGGCCGGTGCGCTGGTAGATCGTCGAGCAGAGCGCGGCGTAGGCCCGCAGGAACGACGCGCGGTCGGGCGCGAGCGACATGGCCCGGAACTCCGGACGGTCGGGCATGGGGACGGGGTCGTCGTCGCCGGCGAGGGTCACGTCGTAGACCGCCTTGACGACCTCGGACTTGCCGCCGACCGCGTTGTACACCGTCTGCGCGCTGACGCCGGCGCCGGAGGCCAGCGCACTGATCGAGGTCGAGTGGTAGCCGCGCTCGAGCAGCATGGCCCGGGCCACCTCGATGATGCGCCGCCGGGTGGCCTGCGCGGCCTGCGCCCGACCCGAGTTGTCGTACGGCCGATCGGCGTCGTCGGTTGACACGGGGTGCCCCCTCACCGGACCATGGGTGTTCGCTGGAACGAGGTTCAAGCCAATGGTGCGGCGACAGGGGTTCGCACCACTGGCTCCCCCACCCCGACCGGCTCTCCACCGTCGCGCAGCAGTGTTGCACGACAGGGCGGCCCGCGGTCCACAGACCGGAGGCCGCGACCGGAGGGACGGCCGCGGAGGCGGTACCCGTCCGGCGACATCGTGGGGGAACGAGGGACCGGGTCGAGACCGACCCGGCCCCTCGTCGGT
This is a stretch of genomic DNA from Terracoccus luteus. It encodes these proteins:
- the coaE gene encoding dephospho-CoA kinase, which gives rise to MLRVGVTGGIGSGKSTVSRRLAELGAVVVDADLVAREVMEPGEPTLDAVASRFGPEVLRPDGTLDRAGLASIVFRDPSALADLDAITVPAIARRVAARRRDVARESVSVYDMPLLVERGAWVNEHLTVVVEADVETRVQRLVDQRGLEEGDARRRMAAQATDEQRRAVADVVLPNDGSPDALAGLVDALWRDRLEPWHDNLLAGRRSRRPDHGAVVPPDPRWEARGSRVVAKLAAALSGQRTVTEVSHIGSTAVPGLPAKDVIDVQVGVRELADADAATFHAALRDAGYVCTPDNLADRAKPGSGETVWAKRYWGGCDPGEVVHVHVRQRGSQGWRFALLFPDWLRHVPAERAAYAAEKQRLLALDDRTGVYSEAKEPWFDDAWVRAGEWASRTGWHP
- a CDS encoding TetR/AcrR family transcriptional regulator; the protein is MSTDDADRPYDNSGRAQAAQATRRRIIEVARAMLLERGYHSTSISALASGAGVSAQTVYNAVGGKSEVVKAVYDVTLAGDDDPVPMPDRPEFRAMSLAPDRASFLRAYAALCSTIYQRTGPLLGVLLAKGAGGDTGLSDFVEAIEVERRVGNTNMLAALDEAHGLTPELDRTGLTDIVWTLTAPEIYDRFVRRCGWTHEQYALWLGEAFIVTVDRAEEVAREQA
- a CDS encoding PPOX class F420-dependent oxidoreductase → MPRTIATTTTVDRDAMLDFVRPRHDLVLVTTRRDGTPQVSPVTGGVDEQGRIVVSTYPERAKTANARRHPQVSVLVLSDDFGGPWLQVDGDCEVIDQPEAVEPLVDYFRAISGEHPDWDEYREAMRTQGKSLLRITPTRWGPIATGGFPARLAQG
- a CDS encoding MSMEG_6728 family protein, producing MQTFVPHVDFERSARALDVKRLGKQRVEVIQIVRALTVPGYAWKNHPAVLMWRGHEEALGRYGLVMCDVWVDLGFDDTCAATIVDDLATAGVSPIRTYDELAAAGALPPWLFDDDVRRSHRSALVRKDADHYRPQFPDVPDDVEYVWPVRSEAVIARERTKAENAEKRRLRTVEREAQLLLAQQAADRRRRSAAARKGWATRREGA
- a CDS encoding lipoate--protein ligase family protein, whose product is MRGEYKVVGGKLVAVDLEVVDGRLADVSVSGDFFLEPDEALADINGALTGMPVEAGAEQLASAVTGSLDESVHLIGFSAEAVGIAVRRALGKATGWHDHEFDVIPATVMHPALHVALDEVIAREVASGERPPTLRFWDWDSPLVVIGSFQSVRNEVDPDGAARHHIDVVRRISGGGAMFMEPGNCITYSLVVPESLVEGLSFERSYSFLDEWVIGALADVGVDAHFVPLNDIATDAGKIGGAAQKRFVSGAVLHHVTMSYDIDADKMLEVLRIGREKMSDKGTKSANKRVDPMRRQTGMSREAILESFTRSFMARYRSHEATYTETELAEAQRLVDEKFGTEAWTHRVP